A portion of the Stigmatella aurantiaca DW4/3-1 genome contains these proteins:
- the rtcA gene encoding RNA 3'-terminal phosphate cyclase: MIRIDGSKGEGGGQVLRTSLALSLVTGTPFQLVNVRAKRAKPGLLRQHLTAVKAAAEVGAAEVEGAELGSRELTFKPRALSAGNYYFSVGTAGSATLVLQTVLPALMVASGPSTLMLEGGTHNPAAPPFDFLEKAYLPLVRRMGPRVDAVLERHGFFPAGGGKFRVNVLPAPLRPLVLLERGRVKRRQATALFSQIPFNVAQRELATVEQVLGWRPDEQRVEELKRSQGPGNALMLEVESEHVTEVFTGFGERGVRAEEVAGRAAEAAKRYLDAEVPVGENLCDQLLLLLALAKGGAFRTLPLDGHSQTQLETFAHFLEVKVKVSEVSKEVREVEVRG; the protein is encoded by the coding sequence ATGATTCGGATAGATGGTTCAAAGGGGGAAGGGGGAGGGCAGGTGCTGCGCACGTCGCTGGCGCTGTCCCTGGTGACGGGAACGCCGTTCCAGTTGGTGAACGTGCGGGCGAAGCGCGCCAAGCCGGGGCTGCTGCGCCAGCACCTGACGGCGGTGAAGGCCGCGGCGGAAGTGGGGGCGGCGGAGGTGGAGGGGGCCGAGCTGGGCTCGCGGGAACTGACGTTCAAGCCGCGCGCCCTGTCGGCGGGCAACTATTACTTCTCGGTGGGCACGGCGGGCAGCGCGACGCTGGTGCTGCAAACGGTGCTGCCCGCGCTGATGGTGGCCAGCGGCCCCTCCACGCTGATGCTGGAGGGGGGGACGCACAACCCGGCGGCGCCTCCCTTCGACTTCCTGGAGAAGGCATACCTGCCGCTGGTGCGCCGCATGGGGCCTCGGGTGGACGCGGTGCTGGAGCGGCACGGCTTCTTCCCGGCCGGAGGCGGGAAGTTCCGGGTGAATGTCCTCCCGGCACCGCTCCGGCCGCTGGTGCTCTTGGAGCGAGGCAGGGTGAAGCGGCGGCAGGCCACGGCGCTCTTCTCACAGATTCCCTTCAACGTGGCGCAGCGGGAGTTGGCCACGGTGGAGCAGGTGCTGGGGTGGAGGCCGGACGAGCAGCGGGTGGAAGAGCTGAAGCGCTCCCAGGGCCCCGGAAACGCGCTGATGCTGGAGGTGGAGAGCGAGCACGTGACGGAAGTGTTCACGGGCTTCGGGGAGCGAGGCGTGCGCGCGGAGGAGGTGGCGGGAAGGGCGGCGGAGGCCGCGAAGCGCTACCTGGACGCGGAAGTGCCCGTGGGCGAGAACCTGTGCGACCAGTTGCTGTTGCTGCTGGCGCTGGCCAAGGGGGGCGCATTCCGGACACTGCCGCTGGATGGGCATTCACAGACCCAGCTTGAGACCTTCGCCCACTTTCTGGAGGTGAAGGTGAAGGTGAGCGAGGTGTCGAAGGAGGTCCGTGAGGTGGAGGTGCGGGGATAG
- a CDS encoding RtcB family protein: MNRGYEVLSENGKNPIKAWTVGVPFEEEAKQQLKNLAGLPFIHKWVAAMPDVHRGFGATVGSVVPTVGAVIPAAVGVDIGCGMIAVRTTLRAEQLPDSLAAVRSAIERTVPHGRTDNGGRNDRGAWQDAPAAHCEAWARLKPGYDAIVAKHPRLGRGPELGHLGTLGTGNHFIELCLDEADAVWVMLHSGSRGVGNRIGSHFIALAKEEMRRFFIHLPDADLAYLPEGSVHFQDYVQAVEWAQEYAATNRQLMLEAVVGALGDSRLLPSFGLTDAAVNCHHNYVAREHHYGRNCFVTRKGAVRAREGDLGIIPGSMGARSFIVRGKGNPESFHSCSHGAGRVMSREEAKRRFSVEDHARATEGIECRKDVDVIDETPAAYKPIDAVMSAQADLVEVVHTLRQVVCVKG, from the coding sequence ATGAATCGCGGCTACGAGGTGCTGTCGGAGAACGGAAAGAACCCCATCAAGGCGTGGACGGTGGGGGTGCCCTTCGAGGAGGAGGCGAAGCAGCAGCTGAAGAACCTCGCGGGGTTGCCCTTCATCCACAAGTGGGTGGCCGCGATGCCGGATGTGCACCGCGGGTTCGGGGCGACGGTGGGCTCCGTGGTGCCCACGGTGGGCGCGGTCATCCCGGCGGCGGTGGGGGTGGACATCGGCTGTGGAATGATCGCCGTGCGCACCACGCTGCGCGCGGAGCAGCTCCCGGACTCCCTGGCGGCGGTGCGCTCGGCCATCGAGCGCACGGTGCCGCATGGCCGCACGGACAACGGCGGCCGCAATGACCGGGGGGCCTGGCAGGATGCGCCCGCGGCCCACTGCGAGGCCTGGGCGCGGCTGAAGCCCGGGTATGACGCCATCGTGGCCAAGCACCCGCGCCTCGGCCGGGGGCCGGAGCTGGGACACCTGGGAACGCTCGGGACGGGCAACCACTTCATCGAGCTGTGCCTGGATGAGGCCGATGCCGTGTGGGTGATGCTGCACAGCGGTTCGCGAGGGGTGGGAAACCGGATTGGAAGCCACTTCATCGCGCTGGCGAAGGAGGAGATGCGCCGCTTCTTCATCCACCTGCCGGACGCGGACCTGGCGTACCTGCCCGAGGGGTCGGTGCACTTCCAGGACTACGTGCAGGCGGTGGAGTGGGCGCAGGAGTACGCGGCCACCAACCGGCAGCTGATGCTGGAGGCGGTGGTGGGGGCCCTGGGGGACTCGCGGCTCCTGCCGTCCTTCGGACTGACGGACGCGGCGGTGAACTGCCACCACAACTACGTGGCGCGTGAGCACCACTACGGTCGCAACTGCTTCGTGACGCGCAAGGGCGCGGTGCGGGCGCGGGAGGGGGATCTCGGCATCATCCCCGGAAGCATGGGGGCGCGCTCCTTCATCGTCCGGGGAAAGGGAAACCCGGAGAGCTTCCACTCGTGCAGCCACGGGGCGGGGCGGGTGATGTCGCGCGAGGAGGCGAAGCGGCGCTTCTCGGTGGAGGACCACGCGCGGGCGACGGAGGGCATTGAGTGCCGTAAGGACGTGGACGTCATCGACGAGACGCCGGCGGCCTACAAGCCCATCGACGCGGTGATGTCAGCGCAGGCGGACCTGGTGGAAGTGGTTCATACGCTGCGGCAGGTGGTGTGTGTGAAGGGGTGA